Part of the Trichocoleus sp. genome is shown below.
CCGGTTCGAGTCCGGTTAGCTCCATGTAATGTTCGTTAAAGAGATACTGTGACAAGGTGGGACAAAAAGCATTAATTGTCCGCAATTGTCATTTAATGCTTGTAATTGTCCTCGGTCACTTAATGCTTGTTTTTGATCCTGCAAGCTCGATCGGCAATAATGCCTGTACTATAAGTTTACCCTATTAATTCTCATACGATACTCCTCAAAAGACTGCCAGTTTCCCTGCAAGCTCTGAGTCAACTATTGCTTCAAAACCATTCCTAAGGGAATGGAGAAGTGGCTTGAGAAAAGGTTTGTCTTAGCAAAGTCAAATAGTAGATGAGTCTATGCGTTGAATACTAAATTCCAACTTGGTCTCTTCTATAGCTGCACGCACTTGCTTGTATCGTAAGTATCCAGGCCTGCTAACGAGCTGGGAGACACGCTCTTCAGAGGGGTACAGCCCTTCATTATAAAGTTTTATAACAGCTTGCCTGACTTCTTCACGACTTTGCTCTATGCGTTGGTAATAAAGAGCCTTTTGAAATTTATCGTACTTCGCGGAAATTGCTCGACACATTTCTGCGAAAAGCCTGAAGAGCGTTTTTTCATTGATCTCTAATTGTCGTGCAACTTCTGCCAGCGGTGGTGGCGGGCATTGATGGTTGAGCAAAATAGCCTCTAACTGCTGTTCAAGATTTTCCATATTGAACACTCTGGCTTTAGCTTTTGGCTTCGATTTTAGGGGTGTTGTGGCGTTTGTCACATTTACATGAATGCTTTGTTTGGGTTCTTGAGTTATGAACTCTATTAAGGAACGATCGAGCCGGTAGCAAACTTGCACCAAAGTATCTAGCTGCGGTAGATTTTTGCCGTTACACCATAACCAGACTGTATTTCTAGGTAATTGAAGTTGACGAGCAAACTCAGCCACATTTCCATTAGAGGCAAGATTGACATGTACTCTAAAGGCTTGAGCAAGGATTTCTTTAGTAAAAGATAGGGGCAGAGAAGGGGTAGAAGCGAGCAAGTCTCCAACGGAATTGGTGATCCAAGCCAATTCTCTCAATTCATCCTCAGTGCAATTTTTGAGATTATTAACTGAGTTGCCAGGCTGTAAACCAAGCCAATCATGGCATTTTGAGCAATAACCTGGTCGTGAGTGCCAAGCTAAGGGAAGATTTTTTTGATGGCAATGAGAGCAAGTTTCACACAGAAGACAGTGATGCAATGGACATACTTTAACGGCATCTAAAGACCAAAGCAAAGGTTCATAGATTATATGTTCCGTTATACGCCAAGTTTCATAGCAAAATGAACACCAAGCGCGGTTCCGACGCAATAATCTCCTCGACGGCATTAGCTCTGACCAAGGTGCCAACGTAAGTAAATGGAGATTGATTTGACCGCTTAACTTTTCTAAAGCAGAAGCTAAGCTTAAAGCCATGACTCCTGTGCCATTCAACGCTGCTGTATGATCATAGATTTTGTGTAGGTTGCCGCCGCCATGAATTTTGGCAATAGTAGGTGCAACTTCCCTCTCCATAAGCACACCCGAGGGAAGGCAATGTGCTTCTGATAATCGAGTGGTAAAACCAATTAAACTCTCTGTTAATTGCGTTCCAATCCCTATAGGTTTTATACAGAACAAACGGCTGCGGGAAGGATATGAGGGTAGCACCAAGTCTTGGTGAAGTTGGTGATTCTGGTGTAATAATTTCATGCTGGCTTGTCTCCAACAGCATCGCGTTTAGGCGATCGCTTGAATGGTTGCGATTTTTTCTTTTTCGAGCTTTTGTCTTCCTTTAGCTCATTTTTAGATACTTCTGATTTCTCTGCGTTTTGAGGAGGCGTGTTGTCAGATGGATCGGATGTCGTTTTTTTAGCCTTATCAAGTCCTAATCGAGTACGAAAAGCTTTTCTCTTTTCCTTGGTTTTCATTAGCTTCTCCTCACCTTCTTCCGCTTCTTTAAGCATTTTTTCAAGTTCAAATTCAGGTTTGATTGTTTCCTCAAGATGAGTAAAAGTTAAGGTTTTTGCTTCTTCAGAAAGACAAAGATCATATGCATTTGTTAGCCAGTTAATTAATGCGCCAATTTTGCCAATGCTGCCTAAGTAGCACAACTCAAAAAGCTTGTCAGTCAATCGAGGTGTCCTTTGAAGAGGCATTCGCCGCAGCAGTTGCTCTACAACTCGCTTGAACTCTGCTACATCCCCATCACATTCGAGAAGATAACGTGGGAAATGAATTACTCTGTCTCGTTGACTCAACTGATCATTTATCTCAAGAAATTCAAGCATTTCATAAGTCCCAAAGGTCGTCCAAGGCACATTACTATCATTGATGAATGCTTTAGCACAATGCATATGTGCTTCTATCTCTTCATTACTTGCTGCAATGCCAATATGTTCAAATTCATCTACTGCTAGAGTGTAGGGCTTACGGTGCAAACAAATATTCTGAGCCGCAAGATATAAGGAATCTTCTGTAGCCCTGGTCGCAATAATTAGTTTTCCGTCCTTATTGCGACGAAAACAGTCCTCATCATAAGTTATTTTATTTTCAATACATGGCTCATCCACCGCCAATGCAATCTTTTTATAAAAGGGCTTCCATCTGAAACCACGACTATTAGCTGGAGCTTGAAGCCTGATAATGGGATACCACGCTGGATCAAGTTTCATTTGGGCTAAACTAGCCTCCAAAATCTTTTTTTCCAGTAATGCTAGCAACGTAGTTTTACCAACACCCGATGGGCCAATAACCATGATTAAGCTGGCACCAGCAGGGTTCCGAACAATTCGATAGAGATAATCATATGCCTTCTTCAGATTGCGATGCATGATTGTCTTACCAGGGTTTTTGAAGAATTCCAATCGCTGGTCAGGGGACAAACTAAGTAGTTCACGCGGAAAATCGCATTCATCGGTCATTACCAAACCTCCAATGGCTTAAAAGATTTAGTGTTGTCGCTAAAGCTATGATCAAATTCATTGTTGTCATCATAATCATCATTTTCATCAACGCTGGTATTCTCGCTATCAGTTAACTCATAGTGTGAAGCGATTTCAGGTTTTGCAGTTGGAAGGTTCAACAGCTTCTGTAGATGATTCGTCTCCGGTTCAGTATCACTTTTCTCAATCAAGGTATGAACAATCTGTCTCTCAATATCACGCCAATGTTGAATCGCTACCTTTTGTTTTGCATCACGCCAGGTCGTTGAAAGGGCAGCTTCCGCCATCTCAACATGCTTAAAGAATTCAGCTAGTTTCTTGTCTGTGATATCTGAAAAATTCTTGCCCTGAAGCTTATTCAGTCTTTTAATCTCTTCAGCAGCAACCAACATTTCTTTTTCCGATCGCCCTACAAGTATCTCAAGTTCGTTCAAACGCTTAGGACGGCACATAACCCACTTACCATCCACATAGGCATAAACCACTGTAATATCGAACGGATCAAACCGAACATCTACCTTAACAACCTGAGATCTTCGACGAATTGTTTTGAAGGATTCGTGCCAATACCAAATGTAGTGAACTTTCACACCCTTAGCAGTTACTTGCCTTTTTCCATTCCGATCGCGTGGTTCTGGCATACTCCAATACTTGAACTCTTCTGGGGAAATTAATGTATGACCCCTAAGTCCACCACGTTCTAAGCCAATCCTAAAAGCTTCACAAGGACTCATTCTGATGGCAGGATGAGGAGAATTATCATAAACTTCATGGCAGTAAATACAGAAGAAGCTATACAGTCTTGAAAGAGTCCAAACAGCATTATTCTTAGGATTTACACTCTTTGTAACCTGCCGCACTGACTTCATAATTTGGGTGTTGCCCATTAAGTTGTGCCAAAACTCTTTATCGGCAATCCCAAAAAGACATTCCATCACTGAACCATAGCGTGGTTTAGCTGCTGGTCTCTGTTTCTTTGTAATCCGATAACGAGCAAGAAGAACATCAAGATAAATGTTGTCAAATTCCGAGCCTCGATCCACCACAATTGTTTGAGGAAGTCGTCCCCATTTATCAACGCAGATTCTCAATACCATCATGACCGATCGATAGCTAGGTGGATCAAAGGTCATGTAAGCTGCAAGAATTCTGCGAGTACAAGCATCCATGAGGACAATGGCATAAGCCTTACCCATTCCAGCTTTTTCCCTAAGTTCACTCGGATCTATCCCCAGCAAAAGCATAATCTCACTGAGTAACTCAACGTCTACTGGAGTGCAATCCATGTGACAGATCTGAAAAGGACGGCGACCATGCACTGGTGTTTCCTCACGATGCAAATACCAATGAAAGTCTTCTTCTGAATAAGCTGCTCTTGCACCCATTCGTTTTTCAATTTGTTCACGAAGTGGGCGTTCTCTTACACCTGAGCGATATGTCTCATAGCTAGGTGGTTTGTATC
Proteins encoded:
- a CDS encoding TniQ family protein gives rise to the protein MKLLHQNHQLHQDLVLPSYPSRSRLFCIKPIGIGTQLTESLIGFTTRLSEAHCLPSGVLMEREVAPTIAKIHGGGNLHKIYDHTAALNGTGVMALSLASALEKLSGQINLHLLTLAPWSELMPSRRLLRRNRAWCSFCYETWRITEHIIYEPLLWSLDAVKVCPLHHCLLCETCSHCHQKNLPLAWHSRPGYCSKCHDWLGLQPGNSVNNLKNCTEDELRELAWITNSVGDLLASTPSLPLSFTKEILAQAFRVHVNLASNGNVAEFARQLQLPRNTVWLWCNGKNLPQLDTLVQVCYRLDRSLIEFITQEPKQSIHVNVTNATTPLKSKPKAKARVFNMENLEQQLEAILLNHQCPPPPLAEVARQLEINEKTLFRLFAEMCRAISAKYDKFQKALYYQRIEQSREEVRQAVIKLYNEGLYPSEERVSQLVSRPGYLRYKQVRAAIEETKLEFSIQRIDSSTI
- a CDS encoding ATP-binding protein produces the protein MTDECDFPRELLSLSPDQRLEFFKNPGKTIMHRNLKKAYDYLYRIVRNPAGASLIMVIGPSGVGKTTLLALLEKKILEASLAQMKLDPAWYPIIRLQAPANSRGFRWKPFYKKIALAVDEPCIENKITYDEDCFRRNKDGKLIIATRATEDSLYLAAQNICLHRKPYTLAVDEFEHIGIAASNEEIEAHMHCAKAFINDSNVPWTTFGTYEMLEFLEINDQLSQRDRVIHFPRYLLECDGDVAEFKRVVEQLLRRMPLQRTPRLTDKLFELCYLGSIGKIGALINWLTNAYDLCLSEEAKTLTFTHLEETIKPEFELEKMLKEAEEGEEKLMKTKEKRKAFRTRLGLDKAKKTTSDPSDNTPPQNAEKSEVSKNELKEDKSSKKKKSQPFKRSPKRDAVGDKPA
- a CDS encoding Mu transposase C-terminal domain-containing protein; its protein translation is MMSDIEFEAWCCRLNLSNEAINEIQKIRTSEPSRSVDGGKKSVSGQYPSLKMGRTIQFESHQNELALIYKLEFDDDVLEYWDQPPSIYLDYLSKSGRHNHHPHTPDFFVIRKNTAGWEECKTHQELFKLAEKSPNRWKKEDKDESSWSCPPGEEYAQQFGLYYAVRSSAEINWVFIENFIWLEDYFNDRPLDVVAPVVSAVQSLVSAEPGITLTEIRERLGEVTVDDLNIMVATRQIFVDLEKHRLPLPQQVKVFIDQDSYNYYKLINVVEAPTVLDSSKLNVVVGQIVDWDGKRWKITNIGETSITLTTPDGEYTDLSNKTFEMLVCDGKIIGALQASETSVYSEVEEIWRRASKRDQEVAYSRTKELEPFLSDDRPRKELTRNQRRWLSQYLKAEQSFGNGLIGLLPNYQNRGWRRDGLDPDVQSLMKQHIEGHYETIKQESVRHAYRMFKDVCEEKGYKPPSYETYRSGVRERPLREQIEKRMGARAAYSEEDFHWYLHREETPVHGRRPFQICHMDCTPVDVELLSEIMLLLGIDPSELREKAGMGKAYAIVLMDACTRRILAAYMTFDPPSYRSVMMVLRICVDKWGRLPQTIVVDRGSEFDNIYLDVLLARYRITKKQRPAAKPRYGSVMECLFGIADKEFWHNLMGNTQIMKSVRQVTKSVNPKNNAVWTLSRLYSFFCIYCHEVYDNSPHPAIRMSPCEAFRIGLERGGLRGHTLISPEEFKYWSMPEPRDRNGKRQVTAKGVKVHYIWYWHESFKTIRRRSQVVKVDVRFDPFDITVVYAYVDGKWVMCRPKRLNELEILVGRSEKEMLVAAEEIKRLNKLQGKNFSDITDKKLAEFFKHVEMAEAALSTTWRDAKQKVAIQHWRDIERQIVHTLIEKSDTEPETNHLQKLLNLPTAKPEIASHYELTDSENTSVDENDDYDDNNEFDHSFSDNTKSFKPLEVW